The sequence GGTGGTGACATCGCCTTTTTAAATGGCACAATCAAGCACATGATTGCCAATGGCTGGGTAGACGAATCGTTTATTGCTCGCCACACCACTGGTTTTGCAGAACTAAAAGCCAGGCTAGAAATTCAATCTTGGGAAGAGTTAGAGCAGCTTTCGGGAAGTAAGCGCGAGGAAATGTACGCCTTTGCCAAAATAGTTGGACAAGCTCAAAAAGCCGTGTTTGTCTGGAGTATGGGCATTACTCAACACGAATGTGGTGAAGATAATGTTCGCGCCATTATCAACTTAGCTCTCACCAAAGGTTTTGTCGGGCGAGAAGGATGCGGTTTGATGCCAATTCGCGGACATTCTGGGGTACAGGGTGGCGCGGAGATGGGATGTTACGCAACAGTGCTTCCCGGTGGCAAGCCCATTACCCCGGAAAATGCTGCCCAATTGAGCCAATTGTGGGGATTTGAGGTGCCTGCAAGTAAAGGTTTAATTGCTCCAGAAATGATTGATGCTGCGTACAACAGGCAGTTAGATGTATTGTTTTTAGTCGGGGGCAATTTCTTGGAAGTACTGCCAGAACCAGACTACGTGGAAACAGCCCTTGAGCGCGTACCTTTGCGAGTACATATAGATATTGTCCTTTCCAGCCAAATGTTAGTAGAACCAAGTGATACAGTCGTGCTGTTGCCCGCCACAACTCGCTACGAAATTCCCGGTGGAGTTACAGAGACTAGTACCGAACGCCGAGTAATTTTTAGTCCAGAAATTCCCGGTTCCAGAATTAGTGAGGCACGCCCGGAATGGGAAGTGTTTATGGAAATAGCAAGGCGCGTTGTAGAGACACGGCATGCCGCGTCTCTATATTTTGAGAATACAGCTGCCATCCGTCAAGAAATTGCCCAAATAGTTCCTCAATATGCAGGTATTCAACACTTGCAGTCAGCAGGCGATCAATTTCAGTATGGGGGTTCCCATCTCTGCTTTGGCTGGCAATTCCCCACACCCGATGGAAAAGCACATTTTGCCGTATTGTCTCCACCGCAAATTGAACTACCAGCAGGCTGTTTTTTAGTGGCAACACGTCGGGGTAAGCAGTTTAACAGCATGGTGCAAGAACGCAAGGATGCGATTACCGGAGCCATGCGTGAAGCAGTGTTAATGAATGCTTCTGATGCCGCCAAGCTGGGATTAAAAAATGGGGATGCAGTCATTCTCAAGAATGAGTTGGGAGAGTATCGAGGACAAGTTTACATTGCACCGATCCAGCCTGGTAACTTGCAGATTCACTGGCCTGAAGGTAACGTGTTGCTAGATAAAAGCAAGCGATCGCGTGAAGGTGTGCCAGATTACAATGCGGTGGTGCGATTGGAAAAAGTTTCAGAGGAAATAGACTTGTCCTGAAAATCGAAGAAATAATAGCTTAATCTTCTATGGCTCGCATTAACCTACTGGACACTCGTACAACTAGCTTCGGTGACTTGATCGGTAATGGAAAAATCTATAGGGTACCACCTTTCCAACGTGATTATTCCTGGACGGAAGAGAATTGGGAGGATCTCTGGCAAGATATTTTAATACTGCATAATCACATTAGTGTTAGCCATTATATGGAAGCAATTGTTCTACAAAGCTCCAGCACTACTGATAAAGAGTTTACAATCATTGACGGCCAGCAGCGATTGGCTACTCTCAGCATCATTGCCGTTGCTGTAATTGAAAAAATCCACCAATTCGTAGAGCAAAAGGTTGAACCCGAAGCAAACAAAGAGCGACAAGAAATACTAAAGCGTACTTATTTAGGGGATAGAGATCCACGTTCTCTTCGTTATTCTAGTAAACTTATTCTAAATGAAAATAACAATAATTTTTATCAAAGTAATTTAGTCAATCTTAGAAAACCATTAAACATTCGTTCTCTATCGAAATCAAATCAACTACTTTGGCAAGCTTTTGAATACTTCTCCAGACAATTAGAAGAACTACCTGAAGTTATTCAAGATGGCGAAAAGCTTGCTACATTTCTAATAGATACTGTTGCTCAAAGGTTACTTTTCATCCAAATTACTGTTGAAGACGAACTCAATGCTTATACTGTCTTCGAGACATTAAATGCTAGAGGCTTAGAGCTAACTTCCACCGATCTATTGAAGAATTATCTATTTTCGCTTTTTCAAGGGCCAGACTATTTAC is a genomic window of Chlorogloeopsis sp. ULAP01 containing:
- a CDS encoding FdhF/YdeP family oxidoreductase; this translates as MLPKPKKRWTPANWASWKPFGIGEQYPNNYWEVFRAIWLSRDRLPYAWNILNQGVCDGCALGTTGMQDWTLDGIHLCNVRLRLLRMNTMPAFNPQLLEDIGQLRNQKSAQLRELGRLPYPMICRRGEKGFRRVSWDEALNVIASRIRATTPKRLSFYITSRGTVNETYYATQKAVRAMGTNNIDNAARICHSPSTAGLKAALGVGATTCSYQDWIGTDLLVFIGSNVANNQPVTVKYLHYAKKAGTKIVVINTYREPGMERYWVPSIPESALFGTKFAEDFFLVSMGGDIAFLNGTIKHMIANGWVDESFIARHTTGFAELKARLEIQSWEELEQLSGSKREEMYAFAKIVGQAQKAVFVWSMGITQHECGEDNVRAIINLALTKGFVGREGCGLMPIRGHSGVQGGAEMGCYATVLPGGKPITPENAAQLSQLWGFEVPASKGLIAPEMIDAAYNRQLDVLFLVGGNFLEVLPEPDYVETALERVPLRVHIDIVLSSQMLVEPSDTVVLLPATTRYEIPGGVTETSTERRVIFSPEIPGSRISEARPEWEVFMEIARRVVETRHAASLYFENTAAIRQEIAQIVPQYAGIQHLQSAGDQFQYGGSHLCFGWQFPTPDGKAHFAVLSPPQIELPAGCFLVATRRGKQFNSMVQERKDAITGAMREAVLMNASDAAKLGLKNGDAVILKNELGEYRGQVYIAPIQPGNLQIHWPEGNVLLDKSKRSREGVPDYNAVVRLEKVSEEIDLS